In Actinoplanes sp. NBC_00393, a single genomic region encodes these proteins:
- the mads8 gene encoding methylation-associated defense system ATP-binding protein MAD8 — MSTSTGLREITDADFDEALERVLVPRLSSLLAARGRGHCARVADVPASLAERLCRRLREAVGDQAQVHVLGQPPTVAADVAVTSTKLVELRNPDAQDRLRPPLLVFLPPGVHVSAEDSFDVATFEDVTLGEVYPDLIAQLLVNVPDELRHDLLEMFAALDEHAARPAGAAERARYLLTVAANDYDRPAAGAALFELGLIPDFEVFTEPAGVRLRVQRNVAAVRTLNTPDRSVRQRVIALRLTDAGFRSRLADFLTRTGLDDPRAWTRPIVVDHANWPLAFHRWPLPDEQPVQHVTIRVGELDLPLAGSQPQHADHAVLGSIAGQPYLIAGGSGQTELAVTFRVEPDPRTVTGLARFAVQLVSEEAGPAGVQTMVKVSTTVRDPYKAKLRKLRTANLEPGWHYVRVLPLDAAGVELPTAERRGRRGEEIESGGHPPEESDRFYVVADGDDLDEPPTRQQITKGVGVTQVLRQLQFAALADGRDWQTLTCRSVSWKGRDRVGLQAGFGSYGNAEIQVGPVLGELEREILAAPERLQPLRITVAAETPVEIHRSDSGLPANHDESTALVLQGRTAVFQAIAGTDDMILAGRDLVTLREPIIAYAQAYASALTWHLHRAQQSVAGALRDLTALLRVDTVTVDYRDAAGTHRELTLVAPTHPLRLLWLLTWAELGNAWLADAAAAEPASLIAAGHTLLELEPTGFPLTVVADDGRLTMAAANLSRYWGVCLPSETHDPQTVLMDLAQALKAAAGPAAGGTIPPAKLADRLERYLRMHPYVSTLVVCAVNAGRGDILAETLLELERRPSTKQLRYDLRLFATDPQTPGVGEALADLLRGTWSNTAEAEVFAVPSATALTPKLSVAIRPLAEYRSATSNHTAHVTVLFDAFTGERFDVGEDEQAVPVPVHGLVQPMRVRFVDTGTDIAWHKQPRHGHARELPGAEECTDLLAALPATIAAATATVTTGEPGHGRVPRITLSLDADDTALLHQAHRCSDWVITVDRTLGVEYFDSPGSTRRPAYVIDYAPDGDAGLDHHLVVSSRSVDELRAMLNPMVDQHGVHIDRRHAGAFFDQLRLLSGRLAFKIASTAPNQRTEVLGLAIARLYLDYQGVLRDQVLVPLDAHLELYREARRRADEITESVTLHRTDLALFSLNARQRTITCRLVEVKCHTALNSIADIQQLRDKISEQLDRSEDVLRGSFDPDLLKPDRPDRTVRNAELATLLRHYLARAVRHGVMTAGPAAEAEWLLDNLDDGYRLDFTRTGLIFDLSGSGSDIDTESGVQFHRIGRDLVDELLDAIVTDPVLAAGSADSQTSATMSGRDLTVPRPAGAAFRAPARSHDIPAEQDVPPEQPPAATEDSPEPAEEPPAVIDPPVPVEPRVPAATEQAAATADPDVFVGTTRPSPQYGVIGEAVGRRIALDLNETHTISLFGVQGSGKSYTLGSIIEAVSLPVPALNQLPKPLATIVFHYSPTLTYTPEFASMVEPNDDAELVERLRQRYGADPAALTDVVMLAPSDQVAARRAEYPAIEVHPLKFGSDELRASHWRFLMGALGNQSTYIRQLNRIMRANRSGLTLDALRDGIDQSTLTDQIKQLAHQRLDLAADYIDDSFRVQDLVRPGRLIIVDLRDELIEKDEALGLFVVLMELFAEATANGERFNKLVVFDEAHKYIESPDLVHGLVESVREMRHKGMSILVASQDPPSVPIPLIELSNHVILHRFTSPAWLKHLQKANAALADLTPAKLAALDRGEAYLWSNKSTDAAFTRRAVKISLRPRVTRHGGGTRTAV, encoded by the coding sequence ATGAGCACGAGCACCGGGCTGCGGGAGATCACCGACGCCGACTTCGACGAGGCGCTCGAACGAGTGCTCGTCCCACGGTTGTCCAGCCTGCTGGCAGCCCGTGGGAGGGGCCACTGCGCGCGGGTCGCCGACGTACCCGCCTCGCTGGCCGAGCGGCTGTGCCGCAGGCTACGCGAGGCCGTCGGCGATCAGGCGCAGGTGCACGTCCTCGGGCAGCCGCCGACCGTCGCCGCCGACGTCGCCGTGACCAGCACCAAGCTGGTCGAGCTGCGCAACCCGGACGCCCAGGACCGGTTGCGTCCGCCGCTGCTCGTCTTCCTCCCACCCGGGGTGCACGTCAGCGCCGAGGACTCGTTCGACGTGGCCACCTTCGAGGACGTCACGCTCGGCGAGGTCTACCCCGACCTGATAGCGCAACTGCTGGTGAACGTGCCGGACGAACTGCGCCACGATCTGCTCGAGATGTTCGCCGCGCTCGACGAACACGCGGCACGTCCAGCCGGTGCTGCCGAGCGGGCACGGTATCTGCTGACCGTTGCCGCCAACGACTACGACCGTCCGGCCGCCGGGGCAGCGCTGTTCGAACTGGGCCTGATCCCCGACTTCGAGGTCTTCACCGAACCTGCCGGTGTGCGACTTCGTGTACAGCGCAACGTGGCCGCGGTCCGCACGCTGAACACCCCGGACCGATCCGTACGCCAGCGGGTGATCGCGTTACGGCTCACCGATGCAGGCTTCCGGTCCCGGCTCGCGGACTTCCTGACCCGCACCGGCCTGGATGACCCGAGAGCCTGGACCCGGCCGATCGTCGTCGACCACGCCAACTGGCCGCTCGCCTTCCACCGCTGGCCGCTGCCCGACGAACAACCGGTCCAGCACGTCACGATCCGAGTCGGCGAACTCGATCTGCCACTGGCCGGCAGCCAGCCGCAGCACGCCGACCATGCGGTGCTGGGCAGCATCGCCGGCCAGCCCTACCTCATCGCCGGTGGCTCCGGGCAGACAGAACTGGCGGTCACCTTCCGCGTCGAACCCGATCCACGTACGGTCACCGGCCTGGCCCGGTTCGCGGTGCAGCTGGTCTCCGAAGAAGCAGGTCCGGCCGGCGTGCAGACCATGGTCAAGGTCTCCACCACCGTCCGCGACCCGTACAAGGCGAAACTGCGGAAGCTGCGCACTGCCAACCTGGAACCGGGTTGGCACTACGTACGGGTGCTGCCGCTGGACGCGGCGGGGGTCGAGCTGCCGACAGCCGAACGTCGCGGTCGACGCGGCGAGGAGATCGAGTCGGGCGGTCACCCACCTGAGGAGAGCGACCGCTTCTACGTGGTCGCCGACGGCGACGACCTGGACGAGCCGCCCACTAGGCAACAGATCACCAAAGGCGTCGGCGTCACCCAGGTATTGCGACAACTGCAGTTCGCAGCGCTCGCCGACGGTCGGGACTGGCAGACCCTCACCTGTCGCTCGGTGTCCTGGAAAGGCCGGGACCGCGTCGGCCTCCAGGCCGGCTTCGGATCGTATGGCAATGCCGAGATCCAGGTCGGCCCAGTCCTCGGCGAGTTGGAGCGGGAGATTCTCGCCGCACCGGAACGGCTTCAGCCGTTGCGGATCACCGTAGCGGCCGAGACCCCTGTGGAGATCCACCGGTCTGACAGCGGCCTTCCCGCGAACCATGACGAGTCGACGGCCCTGGTCCTGCAAGGTCGGACGGCGGTTTTCCAGGCGATCGCCGGCACCGATGACATGATCCTTGCCGGTCGCGACCTGGTCACCCTTCGTGAACCGATCATCGCCTACGCCCAGGCGTACGCCTCCGCGTTGACCTGGCACCTGCATCGAGCCCAGCAGTCCGTGGCCGGAGCACTGCGCGACCTCACCGCACTGCTCCGCGTCGACACGGTGACGGTCGACTACCGCGACGCCGCAGGCACCCACCGGGAACTCACGCTCGTCGCACCGACCCATCCACTGCGTCTGCTGTGGCTACTGACCTGGGCCGAACTCGGCAACGCCTGGCTGGCGGACGCCGCGGCAGCCGAGCCGGCCAGCCTCATCGCCGCCGGGCACACGCTGCTGGAACTCGAACCCACCGGGTTCCCGCTGACTGTGGTGGCCGACGACGGGCGCCTGACCATGGCGGCAGCCAACCTCAGCCGGTACTGGGGGGTCTGCCTCCCGTCGGAGACCCACGACCCGCAGACCGTCCTGATGGATCTCGCTCAAGCGCTGAAGGCCGCCGCCGGACCGGCCGCCGGGGGCACGATCCCACCCGCCAAGCTTGCCGACCGGCTCGAACGATACCTGCGGATGCACCCGTACGTGAGCACGCTGGTGGTGTGCGCGGTCAACGCCGGGCGTGGCGACATCCTCGCTGAGACACTGCTCGAACTCGAACGCCGCCCCTCGACCAAGCAGCTGCGTTACGACCTGCGGCTGTTCGCCACGGACCCGCAGACCCCGGGCGTCGGCGAAGCGCTGGCCGACCTGCTGCGAGGAACCTGGAGCAACACTGCCGAGGCTGAGGTTTTCGCCGTACCGTCGGCGACTGCCCTCACTCCGAAACTCTCGGTCGCGATCCGGCCGCTGGCTGAGTACCGCTCGGCGACCAGCAACCACACCGCCCACGTGACCGTCCTGTTCGACGCCTTCACCGGTGAACGGTTCGATGTCGGTGAGGACGAGCAAGCCGTGCCCGTCCCGGTTCACGGGCTCGTCCAACCCATGCGAGTGCGGTTCGTCGACACCGGCACGGACATCGCCTGGCACAAGCAACCCCGCCACGGCCACGCCCGCGAGCTGCCCGGCGCAGAGGAATGCACCGACCTGTTGGCCGCACTACCGGCGACGATCGCCGCAGCCACCGCGACCGTCACCACGGGCGAACCCGGCCACGGGCGCGTTCCACGGATCACGCTCAGCCTCGACGCCGACGACACCGCCCTGCTTCACCAGGCCCACCGATGCAGCGACTGGGTCATCACCGTCGACCGCACCCTCGGCGTCGAATATTTCGACAGCCCGGGCAGCACACGGCGCCCGGCCTACGTGATCGACTATGCCCCGGACGGCGACGCGGGCCTCGACCATCACCTGGTGGTCAGCTCCCGATCGGTCGACGAGTTGCGGGCCATGCTCAACCCGATGGTGGACCAGCACGGCGTACACATCGACCGGCGCCACGCAGGTGCCTTCTTCGACCAGCTCCGGCTGCTGTCCGGGCGGCTCGCGTTCAAGATCGCATCTACCGCGCCGAACCAGCGAACCGAAGTGCTCGGCCTGGCCATCGCCCGGCTCTACCTGGACTACCAGGGCGTACTACGAGATCAGGTCCTGGTACCACTGGACGCGCACCTGGAACTCTATCGAGAGGCGCGGCGCCGAGCCGACGAGATCACCGAAAGCGTCACGCTGCACCGCACCGACCTCGCTCTGTTCAGCCTGAACGCACGGCAACGCACGATCACCTGCCGCCTCGTCGAGGTCAAATGCCATACGGCACTGAACAGCATCGCCGACATCCAACAGCTTCGCGACAAGATCTCCGAGCAACTCGACCGGAGCGAGGATGTCCTGCGTGGCAGCTTCGACCCCGACCTCCTGAAGCCTGATCGGCCGGACCGGACGGTACGCAACGCCGAACTCGCCACCCTGCTGCGGCACTACCTCGCTCGGGCGGTTCGGCACGGCGTCATGACCGCCGGGCCGGCGGCAGAGGCGGAATGGCTGCTCGACAACCTCGACGACGGCTATCGGCTGGACTTCACCCGTACCGGTTTGATCTTCGACCTGAGTGGTTCCGGCTCCGACATCGACACCGAATCGGGCGTGCAGTTCCACCGCATCGGCCGCGACCTCGTCGATGAACTGCTCGACGCGATCGTGACCGATCCGGTGCTAGCCGCCGGCTCCGCGGACAGCCAGACCTCCGCCACCATGTCCGGTCGCGACCTCACCGTCCCACGGCCAGCGGGAGCAGCTTTCCGGGCACCTGCCCGGTCGCACGACATCCCGGCCGAGCAGGACGTACCGCCGGAGCAACCGCCGGCTGCGACCGAAGACTCTCCCGAACCGGCTGAGGAGCCGCCAGCTGTTATCGATCCACCCGTGCCTGTCGAGCCGCGGGTTCCCGCCGCCACGGAGCAGGCCGCTGCCACCGCAGACCCGGACGTATTCGTGGGGACGACGCGCCCGTCACCCCAGTACGGCGTGATCGGTGAAGCCGTAGGCAGGCGAATCGCTCTGGACCTCAACGAAACCCACACCATCAGCCTCTTCGGGGTGCAAGGCAGCGGAAAGAGCTACACGCTCGGCTCCATCATCGAAGCCGTGTCACTGCCGGTTCCGGCGCTCAACCAACTCCCCAAACCACTGGCGACGATCGTCTTCCACTACAGCCCCACGCTGACCTACACCCCCGAGTTCGCCAGCATGGTCGAACCCAATGACGACGCGGAACTGGTGGAACGCTTGCGGCAGCGTTACGGAGCCGACCCCGCCGCACTCACCGACGTAGTCATGCTGGCGCCCTCCGACCAAGTCGCGGCACGCCGCGCCGAATACCCCGCCATCGAGGTCCACCCACTGAAGTTCGGCTCCGACGAACTACGGGCCAGCCACTGGCGCTTCCTCATGGGCGCCCTCGGTAACCAGTCGACCTACATCCGCCAGCTCAACCGGATCATGCGGGCCAACCGCTCCGGGCTCACGCTTGACGCCCTCCGCGACGGCATCGACCAGTCCACGCTGACCGACCAAATCAAGCAGCTCGCCCACCAGCGACTCGACCTCGCAGCCGACTACATCGACGACAGCTTCCGGGTCCAGGACCTTGTCCGGCCCGGTCGCCTCATCATCGTCGACCTCCGCGACGAACTCATCGAGAAAGACGAGGCGCTCGGTCTCTTCGTGGTACTCATGGAACTCTTCGCCGAGGCGACGGCCAACGGGGAGCGGTTCAACAAGCTCGTGGTCTTCGACGAGGCACACAAGTACATCGAGAGCCCCGACCTGGTGCACGGCCTGGTGGAAAGTGTCAGAGAGATGCGGCACAAGGGCATGAGCATCCTCGTGGCCAGCCAAGACCCACCGTCAGTGCCCATCCCACTCATCGAACTCTCCAACCACGTCATCCTGCATCGGTTCACATCGCCGGCCTGGCTCAAACACCTGCAGAAGGCCAACGCCGCACTCGCCGACCTGACACCGGCCAAGCTGGCCGCGCTCGATCGCGGCGAGGCGTATTTGTGGTCCAACAAGTCCACCGACGCGGCATTCACCCGCAGAGCCGTCAAGATCTCGCTTCGCCCACGGGTAACCCGCCATGGCGGCGGCACAAGGACAGCGGTGTAG
- the mads7 gene encoding methylation-associated defense system protein MAD7, producing MGLHRQDREFRHPGVSFLDYKQLDMDRVLTGLLPRLWFRGSPSVVIGAPDGIPIDAYVDQIRDNPDLFQGFDPAMTYRWLETNLLDLVNRGRPGQAVAGLRPLHGFAYRYRAGKRSRPYGADDQLYWMIRHEPGGRGARALDDLKQFFFAGVDGRTETPATGATVDVETQALINLAQVLRKKVTDREGKAAYGYPPLDQEAARLLVTDLFRLLYHQQVIPRSVLVEHLKILFAFHLARYHLRLMRLLPQRIAGQTGDPTCGFFLDVAGIPGTPVAALAERSARYWYARMPEFIQGTFTVRKLDDLAAHLVRTNKRRRPADGVFGVPELLQLLEPRYRTDREAFAKSRLPRVLDAVQESEEDADSAIADLVGLKLDAFTTYIEIISSCRVAFHRKYLTECLDALLLKNRPGAMIAQPRRGERRFIFDSRLLEVLLQLALLRPDGHGLLRTEPLRVDEFLKELRETYGLYIDQLPPGDGFGAPTLTDQAALRANRAAFVAKLREIGFYSDLSDAYLTQTITPRYLLNSAGPSR from the coding sequence ATGGGACTGCACCGTCAGGACCGGGAGTTCCGTCATCCCGGCGTGAGTTTCCTGGACTACAAGCAACTCGACATGGACCGGGTGCTGACCGGGCTGCTGCCACGGCTGTGGTTCCGCGGCTCGCCGAGCGTGGTGATCGGAGCGCCGGACGGCATCCCGATCGACGCCTACGTCGATCAGATCCGGGACAACCCGGACTTGTTCCAGGGATTCGACCCGGCCATGACCTACCGCTGGCTGGAGACCAACCTGCTCGACCTGGTCAACCGTGGGCGTCCGGGCCAGGCGGTGGCCGGGCTGCGCCCACTGCACGGATTCGCCTACCGGTATCGGGCGGGCAAGCGGTCACGGCCCTACGGGGCAGATGATCAGCTGTACTGGATGATCCGCCACGAACCCGGTGGTCGCGGGGCACGGGCGCTGGACGACCTCAAACAGTTCTTCTTCGCCGGTGTCGACGGTCGTACCGAGACGCCAGCCACGGGTGCCACGGTCGATGTCGAGACCCAGGCGCTGATCAACCTGGCCCAGGTGCTGCGTAAGAAGGTCACCGACCGGGAGGGCAAGGCGGCGTACGGCTATCCGCCGTTGGACCAGGAAGCGGCGCGGTTGCTGGTGACCGACCTCTTCCGGCTGCTGTACCACCAGCAGGTCATTCCCCGCTCGGTGCTAGTCGAGCACCTGAAGATCCTGTTCGCGTTCCACCTCGCCCGGTACCACCTGCGGTTGATGCGGCTGCTGCCGCAGCGCATCGCCGGGCAGACCGGTGACCCCACGTGCGGGTTCTTCCTCGACGTGGCCGGCATTCCCGGTACGCCCGTGGCCGCGCTGGCCGAGCGCAGCGCCCGTTATTGGTACGCGCGGATGCCCGAGTTCATCCAAGGGACCTTCACCGTGCGCAAGCTCGACGACCTGGCCGCGCACCTGGTCCGGACGAACAAGCGCCGTCGCCCGGCCGACGGGGTGTTCGGGGTCCCCGAGTTACTGCAGTTGCTGGAACCCCGATACCGCACCGACCGGGAAGCCTTCGCCAAATCTCGCCTGCCGCGGGTGCTCGATGCGGTACAGGAATCCGAGGAGGACGCCGACTCGGCGATCGCCGACCTGGTGGGGCTCAAACTCGATGCGTTCACCACCTACATCGAGATCATCTCGAGCTGCCGGGTGGCATTCCATCGCAAATACCTCACCGAATGCCTCGACGCGCTCCTACTCAAGAACCGGCCGGGTGCCATGATCGCCCAGCCGCGCCGCGGCGAACGCCGGTTCATCTTCGACAGCCGGCTGCTGGAGGTTCTGCTGCAGCTGGCCTTGTTACGGCCGGACGGTCACGGCCTGCTGCGCACGGAGCCGCTCCGAGTCGACGAGTTCCTGAAAGAGCTCCGCGAGACCTACGGCCTGTACATCGACCAGTTGCCGCCGGGAGACGGCTTCGGCGCGCCTACCCTCACGGATCAGGCCGCGCTGCGGGCCAACCGCGCGGCTTTCGTCGCCAAACTGCGGGAGATCGGCTTCTACAGCGATCTGTCCGACGCGTATCTGACGCAGACCATCACGCCCCGATACCTCCTCAACTCGGCTGGACCATCACGATGA
- the mads6 gene encoding methylation-associated defense system protein kinase MAD6, with protein sequence MAQIVGGGTPANDAERLVLRHLAEYAPDDWIILHNVEIPVHGDSYEVDLVVVNARGVCLVDVKGTRGRIDVAGTRWYPAGREPFASPVRKLRAHARAVKGLLTQHRPALSRVYVDQLVALVGPQARLVDPSDRDDADALHVTDLDGLIAALGDVSRVRPGMARDVRQHQAAIIEALTGTVRRPTGPQRFGDWVVIERLGGDDEVTDYRARNAVAGADETVLLRVYRANPLLPERERATQKLKIANAYEVLAKLPPSPFIVGRRTFFASDDDSRFVLVLDDTRGQALAVHLRDPRQALSADARLRVLGDIVRGLAHAHAYAVLHRALTPTAVLVSSDTGRALLTGFDYARPEGARDYTVVGSLADALDPAYVAPECQNRAQAMSRASDVYAAGVIGFQLLTGELPFASSADQFRRGSVLPDSALSAAGVDPPVEALLRRMCSLAPSARPSAADALRELQRLARVAAGVSRPKPAEVDYGNLPPGHQLTAKYQVRAKLGAGRFGTVYRVYDNLADEERAVKIVHRGTDSVVERLKREFKLLLSLPLHRSIVVVREADYLELGKVPYVVFEHLEGRDGKSLVADRALGPADVVRFGVDVADGLAHLHGEGIFHCDVKPANLLRTDVGCKILDFNVATRASDSLSEVGGTPQYAPPDYSSGRVTIADLVDRDVYGLGVTLYELLTGRWPFGDGVRRAAGEPAVDPRTYAGLTNLSDELVGVLLRAIAPWRSERYASAAEFLTALRSVGDRVHRPMKPATPPPVTVPAAQQGTNPFVGFLSSLYSQSAGSNAGTRSGARPFDLYVSTALDTRLTEAVLAGRYQLVIITGNAGDGKTAYLQQLLSDAQAAGADVPVYRDNGADLRLANGRWLRTNHDGSQDEGERANDEVLSDFFAPYAGTELGGNAGETRLMAINEGRLVDFVSVHEERFPALAARVRAGLGGAADDGPVAVINMNRRSLFSESEEFGPPIFDRLLARMTDPAQWEACGGCPLAATCYARHNAQTLANEGVGPRIAGRLRMLFTTAALRGVQHLTMRDVGSALAYLLTSGRDCEQIDQLYTRGDSDAILDGFYFNSWIGPAGGRDRLLALLAQLDVAAVADPALDRRLDYVGPDAGRALMTVDQRGDYDQRLLDDAFARLPRGAAANPAETEAHRRYLAAARRRFYFECVDEERSSRMLPYRSARTFTELLAHPDRVPGHLPDLITAINRGEGLSGAAVSGGALALQVRAIPGGTVRSYRLFPADSLRLRPSGGPASAYLEGGCQELVLSHHGPGGHEARLRIRLDLFELLFRLGNGHLPSSAEQQGLYLGLTIFKNELSATPYRELLLTVAGRDVRRIRIADGGVLVMDAPETSTGPAAEA encoded by the coding sequence ATGGCCCAGATCGTCGGCGGGGGGACCCCGGCCAACGACGCCGAGCGTTTGGTGCTGCGGCATCTGGCCGAGTACGCCCCCGACGACTGGATCATCCTGCACAACGTCGAGATCCCGGTGCACGGGGACAGCTACGAGGTAGACCTCGTCGTCGTCAACGCGCGGGGCGTCTGCCTGGTTGATGTGAAGGGCACCCGGGGGCGTATCGATGTCGCCGGCACCCGCTGGTACCCGGCGGGCCGGGAACCGTTCGCCTCACCCGTACGCAAGCTGAGGGCGCATGCCCGTGCGGTGAAAGGCCTGCTCACCCAGCATCGGCCCGCGTTGTCGCGGGTCTATGTCGATCAGCTCGTCGCTCTGGTCGGCCCACAGGCCAGGCTGGTCGACCCGAGTGACCGTGACGACGCGGACGCGCTGCACGTCACCGACCTGGACGGGCTGATCGCGGCGTTGGGTGACGTGTCCCGGGTTCGGCCGGGGATGGCGCGCGACGTCCGCCAGCATCAGGCGGCGATCATTGAAGCGCTTACCGGCACGGTCCGCCGACCGACCGGGCCGCAACGGTTCGGTGACTGGGTGGTGATCGAGCGGCTCGGCGGCGACGATGAGGTCACCGATTATCGGGCCCGCAACGCGGTGGCCGGAGCCGACGAGACGGTCCTGCTGCGGGTGTATCGGGCCAATCCGTTGCTGCCGGAACGGGAGCGCGCCACCCAGAAGCTCAAGATTGCCAATGCGTACGAGGTGCTGGCGAAGTTGCCGCCGAGCCCGTTCATCGTGGGGCGCCGGACGTTCTTCGCCAGCGACGACGACAGCCGGTTCGTGCTGGTCCTCGACGACACGCGGGGGCAGGCTCTGGCCGTTCATCTGAGGGATCCGCGGCAGGCGCTGAGCGCCGACGCAAGATTGCGGGTCTTGGGTGACATCGTGCGAGGTCTGGCTCATGCGCACGCCTACGCGGTGTTGCACCGGGCGTTGACCCCGACCGCGGTTTTGGTCTCGAGTGACACCGGGCGGGCGCTGCTGACCGGTTTCGACTACGCCCGCCCGGAAGGGGCGCGCGATTACACGGTCGTCGGCAGCCTGGCCGACGCGCTCGACCCGGCCTATGTGGCGCCGGAGTGTCAGAATCGGGCGCAGGCGATGAGCCGTGCCTCGGACGTCTACGCGGCCGGGGTGATCGGCTTTCAGTTGCTCACCGGGGAGTTGCCGTTCGCGTCGTCGGCAGACCAGTTCCGTCGGGGCAGTGTCCTGCCGGATTCGGCGTTGTCGGCGGCCGGGGTGGATCCGCCGGTGGAGGCGCTGCTGCGCCGGATGTGTTCGTTGGCGCCGTCGGCTCGGCCGTCGGCGGCGGATGCGTTGCGTGAATTGCAGCGGCTGGCCCGGGTTGCGGCCGGTGTGAGTCGGCCGAAGCCGGCCGAGGTCGATTACGGGAATCTGCCGCCAGGGCATCAGTTGACGGCGAAGTACCAGGTTCGGGCGAAACTGGGAGCGGGCCGGTTCGGCACCGTGTACCGGGTCTATGACAATCTGGCCGACGAGGAGCGTGCGGTCAAGATCGTTCACCGGGGTACCGATTCGGTGGTCGAGCGGTTGAAGCGGGAGTTCAAGCTGCTGCTGAGTCTGCCGTTGCATCGCAGCATCGTGGTGGTGCGCGAGGCCGATTACCTCGAGTTGGGCAAGGTGCCTTACGTGGTGTTCGAGCACCTCGAAGGGCGAGATGGAAAGTCCTTGGTCGCCGACCGGGCGTTGGGGCCAGCGGATGTGGTGCGGTTCGGCGTCGACGTGGCGGACGGATTGGCCCACCTGCACGGTGAGGGCATCTTCCACTGCGACGTCAAGCCGGCCAACCTGCTGCGCACCGACGTGGGCTGCAAGATCCTTGACTTCAACGTGGCGACCCGGGCCAGCGACAGCCTGTCCGAGGTCGGTGGCACCCCCCAATATGCCCCACCGGATTATTCCTCGGGCCGGGTGACGATCGCGGACCTGGTCGACCGCGACGTGTACGGGCTCGGTGTGACACTGTACGAGCTGCTCACCGGGCGGTGGCCGTTCGGTGACGGGGTGCGGCGCGCCGCCGGTGAGCCGGCGGTCGATCCACGGACCTACGCAGGCCTCACCAACCTCTCCGACGAGTTGGTCGGCGTCCTGCTCCGGGCCATCGCGCCGTGGCGCAGCGAGCGGTATGCGAGTGCGGCCGAGTTCCTGACCGCCCTGCGATCGGTCGGCGACCGGGTTCACCGGCCGATGAAGCCGGCTACCCCGCCACCGGTCACCGTGCCCGCCGCGCAGCAGGGGACGAACCCGTTCGTCGGCTTCCTGAGTTCGCTGTACAGCCAGAGCGCCGGCAGCAACGCGGGTACCCGTAGCGGCGCCCGGCCGTTCGACCTGTACGTGTCCACGGCACTGGACACCCGGCTGACCGAGGCGGTGCTGGCCGGGCGCTACCAGTTGGTGATCATCACGGGTAATGCGGGTGACGGCAAGACGGCGTACCTGCAGCAGTTGTTGAGCGATGCGCAAGCCGCCGGTGCCGATGTGCCGGTGTATCGGGACAACGGCGCTGACCTCCGGCTGGCGAACGGCCGCTGGTTGCGCACCAACCACGACGGCAGCCAGGACGAGGGAGAACGCGCCAACGACGAGGTGCTGTCGGACTTCTTCGCCCCGTACGCCGGAACCGAACTCGGCGGCAATGCCGGGGAGACCCGGCTGATGGCCATCAACGAAGGTCGGCTGGTCGATTTCGTCAGTGTCCACGAAGAGCGGTTTCCCGCGTTGGCGGCGAGGGTGCGTGCCGGGCTGGGCGGCGCTGCCGACGACGGCCCGGTCGCGGTGATCAACATGAATCGGCGGAGTCTGTTCTCCGAATCCGAGGAGTTCGGGCCGCCGATCTTCGACCGGCTGCTGGCCCGGATGACCGACCCGGCCCAGTGGGAGGCGTGTGGGGGATGTCCGCTCGCTGCCACCTGCTACGCCCGGCACAACGCGCAGACGCTGGCCAACGAGGGCGTCGGCCCCAGAATCGCCGGGCGGTTGCGGATGCTGTTCACCACCGCCGCTCTGCGCGGGGTACAGCATCTGACCATGCGTGACGTCGGGTCCGCGCTGGCCTACCTGCTGACCTCGGGCCGGGACTGCGAACAGATCGATCAGTTGTATACGCGTGGTGACAGCGACGCGATCCTCGACGGGTTCTACTTCAACAGCTGGATCGGTCCGGCCGGTGGCCGGGACCGACTCCTGGCGCTGCTGGCTCAGCTCGATGTGGCCGCGGTCGCCGACCCTGCCCTGGACCGGCGGCTGGACTATGTCGGACCGGACGCCGGGCGCGCTCTGATGACGGTCGACCAGCGCGGCGACTACGACCAGCGGTTGCTCGACGATGCGTTCGCCCGGCTGCCGCGTGGCGCCGCAGCGAACCCGGCGGAGACCGAAGCGCACCGCCGATACCTGGCGGCGGCCCGCCGCCGCTTCTACTTCGAGTGTGTGGACGAGGAACGTTCGTCCCGGATGCTGCCGTACCGGTCGGCGCGGACTTTCACCGAGTTGCTCGCCCACCCGGATCGGGTGCCCGGACATCTACCCGACCTGATCACCGCGATCAACCGAGGTGAAGGGCTTTCCGGTGCCGCAGTGTCCGGTGGTGCGCTCGCGTTGCAGGTCCGGGCGATTCCCGGTGGCACCGTCCGTAGTTACCGGTTGTTCCCCGCGGACAGCCTCCGTTTGCGTCCCTCCGGTGGCCCGGCGTCGGCCTATCTGGAAGGCGGTTGTCAGGAGCTGGTGCTCAGCCATCATGGTCCGGGCGGTCATGAGGCTCGACTGCGGATCAGGCTGGACCTGTTCGAGTTGCTGTTCCGGCTCGGTAACGGGCATCTACCCAGTTCGGCCGAGCAGCAAGGGCTGTACCTGGGGCTGACCATCTTCAAGAACGAACTGTCGGCCACCCCGTACCGGGAGTTGTTGCTCACCGTGGCCGGCCGCGATGTGCGCCGGATCCGGATCGCCGACGGCGGTGTTCTGGTGATGGACGCCCCCGAGACCTCGACCGGCCCGGCTGCGGAGGCGTGA